The Streptomyces sp. HSG2 genome has a segment encoding these proteins:
- a CDS encoding Lrp/AsnC family transcriptional regulator, with product MEELDRRIVRLLVEDGRMSYTDLGKATGLSTSAAHQRVRRLEQRGVIRGYAAVVDPDAVGLPMTAFISVKPFDPSAPDDIAERLAGMPEIEACHSVAGEENYILKVRVASPHELEELLARVRSLAGASTRTTVVLSTPYEARPPRF from the coding sequence ATGGAGGAGCTGGACCGGCGGATCGTGCGGTTGCTCGTCGAGGACGGGCGGATGAGCTACACCGACCTGGGGAAGGCCACGGGGCTGTCCACCTCGGCGGCGCACCAGCGGGTGCGCCGTCTGGAGCAACGGGGGGTCATCCGAGGCTACGCGGCCGTCGTCGATCCGGACGCCGTCGGCCTGCCGATGACTGCCTTCATCTCCGTGAAGCCCTTCGATCCCAGCGCGCCGGACGACATCGCGGAACGGCTGGCCGGAATGCCGGAGATCGAAGCCTGCCACAGCGTGGCCGGCGAGGAGAACTACATCCTGAAGGTGCGCGTCGCCAGCCCCCACGAACTGGAGGAACTGCTCGCCCGGGTCCGTTCGCTGGCCGGAGCGTCCACGCGGACGACCGTGGTTCTCTCGACGCCCTACGAGGCCCGACCGCCGCGTTTTTGA